A single region of the Ornithorhynchus anatinus isolate Pmale09 chromosome 6, mOrnAna1.pri.v4, whole genome shotgun sequence genome encodes:
- the RAP2C gene encoding ras-related protein Rap-2c, protein MREYKVVVLGSGGVGKSALTVQFVTGTFIEKYDPTIEDFYRKEIEVDSSPSVLEILDTAGTEQFASMRDLYIKNGQGFILVYSLVNQQSFQDIKPMRDQIVRVKRYEKVPLILVGNKVDLESEREVLSAEGRALAQEWGCPFMETSAKSKTMVDELFAEIVRQMNYASLPEKQDQCCTTCIVQ, encoded by the exons ATGAGGGAATACAAGGTGGTGGTGTTAGGGAGCGGGGGGGTGGGCAAGTCTGCCTTGACCGTACAGTTCGTCACGGGGACTTTCATTGAGAAGTACGACCCCACCATCGAAGATTTCTACCGCAAGGAGATCGAAGTGGACTCTTCCCCCTCCGTGCTGGAAATCTTGGACACCGCAGGGACCGAGCAGTTTGCCTCCATGAGAGATCTCTACATCAAAAATGGCCAAGGTTTCATCCTCGTTTACAGTCTGGTTAATCAGCAGTCTTTCCAG GATATCAAGCCAATGAGGGACCAAATTGTCAGAGTGAAGAGATATGAAAAAGTTCCACTCATCCTAGTGGGAAATAAAGTGGATCTGGAGTCCGAAAGGGAAGTTTTGTCTGCAGAAGGCAGAGCTCTGGCTCAGGAATGGGGCTGTCCATTCATGGAGACATCAGCAAAGAGTAAAACCATGGTGGATGAACTGTTCGCTGAGATAGTCAGGCAAATGAACTATGCATCGCTGCCTGAAAAACAAGATCAGTGTTGTACAACTTGCATTGTCCAGTGA